One genomic region from Nocardia vinacea encodes:
- a CDS encoding aminotransferase class I/II-fold pyridoxal phosphate-dependent enzyme, with protein MTTESIDPRALARALMAKHDAGNGAGTNRAGTATAPGPERGAADVRTARGPSLQTSFRDHPGVLEANEKFTAFDAWTREAGVLNPYYLPHDGISGAVTSFADRDMLNFSSFGYLDLAAEPRVHAAAIAAIGRYGTSAAAVRMVAGELPLYGELERELARIYDTEAAIVTASGFLTNAAAVAFLLGKRDIAVCDSLIHNSIVSGTEWAGCKRVTFRHNDPESLDAILAMSRRSFDRALVLIEGVYSMDGDVVRLPEIIEVARKYDCSIMIDEAHSFGVLGERGLGARELFDLPGDAVDVWMGTLSKALGSVGGYLAANRELVEGFKYSAAGLSMYTASPAPSAAAAALEGLAVLHDEPQRVAALRHNAEYFHRRARELGFDIGNGQATPITPIITGANEPAVRASMELLERNVMANAIGHPVVPEGEARLRFFINCRHTEAQLDHALDTLRSVFDGLTTEESHHS; from the coding sequence ATGACAACTGAGAGCATCGATCCCCGTGCGCTCGCCCGTGCCCTGATGGCCAAGCACGATGCGGGCAATGGTGCCGGTACCAATCGTGCCGGCACCGCGACGGCGCCGGGACCCGAACGCGGTGCGGCCGATGTGCGGACCGCTCGCGGCCCGAGCCTGCAGACCTCCTTCCGCGATCATCCGGGTGTGCTCGAGGCCAACGAGAAATTCACCGCCTTCGATGCCTGGACGCGCGAGGCCGGTGTGCTCAATCCCTACTATCTGCCGCACGACGGCATCAGCGGGGCGGTGACCAGCTTCGCGGACCGGGACATGCTGAACTTCAGCAGTTTCGGCTATCTGGATCTGGCCGCCGAGCCGCGCGTGCATGCCGCCGCCATTGCCGCGATCGGCCGGTACGGGACGTCCGCGGCCGCGGTTCGGATGGTCGCGGGAGAGTTACCGCTCTACGGCGAGTTGGAACGCGAGCTCGCGCGAATCTACGACACCGAGGCCGCCATCGTGACGGCCAGCGGCTTCCTCACCAATGCTGCGGCGGTCGCCTTCCTGCTCGGGAAGCGCGATATCGCGGTCTGCGACTCGCTGATCCACAACAGCATCGTCTCCGGCACCGAATGGGCGGGCTGCAAACGAGTCACCTTCCGGCACAACGATCCCGAATCGCTGGACGCGATTCTGGCGATGTCGCGGCGCAGCTTCGATCGGGCCCTCGTGCTGATCGAGGGTGTGTACAGCATGGACGGCGATGTGGTCCGGCTGCCCGAAATCATCGAGGTGGCAAGGAAATACGACTGCTCGATCATGATCGACGAGGCGCATTCGTTCGGTGTCCTCGGCGAGCGCGGGCTCGGCGCGCGTGAGCTGTTCGATCTGCCCGGCGATGCCGTCGATGTCTGGATGGGCACGCTGTCGAAGGCGCTCGGCAGCGTCGGCGGATACCTGGCGGCCAATCGCGAGCTCGTCGAAGGATTCAAATACTCCGCCGCTGGTCTGAGCATGTACACGGCCTCACCCGCGCCGTCCGCGGCGGCGGCGGCACTGGAGGGTCTGGCTGTGCTGCACGACGAGCCGCAACGCGTCGCGGCACTGCGGCACAACGCCGAGTACTTCCACCGCCGGGCCCGCGAACTCGGCTTCGACATCGGCAACGGCCAGGCCACACCGATCACCCCGATCATCACCGGCGCGAACGAACCCGCGGTGCGCGCCTCGATGGAACTGCTGGAGCGCAATGTGATGGCCAATGCCATCGGGCATCCGGTGGTCCCCGAGGGCGAGGCGCGCTTGCGGTTCTTCATCAACTGCCGTCATACCGAGGCGCAGCTCGACCATGCGTTGGACACCCTGCGGTCGGTGTTCGACGGTCTCACCACGGAAGAGAGTCACCACTCGTGA